CTTGCGACGCGCGCCGATGCCCTGTCGCCACGCATGTTGCGTGTCATCGAGGAGCTGGCAGGCGACTGGCACCGGCTGGATCAGCGCATCGATGGCCTCTCCGGCGAGATTGAAGCATTGGCCCGTCAAGATCAGGCATGCTCGCGCCTAATGACGGTGCCTGGCATCGGGCCGATCATTTCGAGCGCCATGGTGGCCGCGATCGGCACCGGAGACGTATTCTCCAAAGGCCGCGACTTCGGCGCTTGGCTTGCCCAAGCAGATCTCGACGGGAGACCGCACGATCCTCGGCAAAATCTCGAGGCGCGGCAATCGCTACCTGCGCGTTCTGTTCGTGCAGGCGGCGTGCGTTGTGCTGGTCAGGATAAAGAACTGGGAAAGTTATGGGCTCAAGTCCTGGATCGAAGCCGCCAAAAGGCGGTTGCACCACAACGTGCTCGCGATCGCGCTCGCCAACAAGCTTGCCCGCATCGCCTGGGCGGTGCTGGCCAAAGGACGCGCCTTCGAGCTGACGAGGACTGACGATGCAGGCGTCCGACCCGCTTGATCCTCGCGCCGTGCTGGGCGCGGTCAAGGCGCAGCCTGGCAACGCCGGAGCCAGCCGCAAGCCAAGCGCGACGGCTGGCCTTGACCGCCCCTGCGCGCGACGCGATCGACGTTCTGCGGGCCGGGACGAAGGAACGGCCCTTGGCTCGAACAAAGGAACTGAGCAAAATGAGGAGCAAGCGATGACGTAAGCCCCTATCAATAATTTCCAGCCGAGGTCTGCGAGAGGATGAGACGAGATGGAGGTTCGGTCTTCCCGGCGCATGCGAACACTGGTGACCCGAATGGTCCAATCGAGGCCTGTCCGCTAACGAGAACGCACGCGCGCTGATATCCATGGTGGCCGGAGCAAATGCTCCAATCAAAGGCCGGATACATTGATGCAAGACCGCTCACCGCCAGCTCGGCGAAACCACTTGCAACGCACGGCCGGACCATACATCGGGGTCATTTATATTGCTCCTTGCTATAGATCCGCTTCACCAGTAGCCGACAGTTTCGTCTCGCCGGTCGGTCACAAATCCGGGCAGTCGTACTGGCGATAACAACAGTGGCGTCCGTAACAACCGTGCCTATAACCGTGGCAGGGATATGCGCGGAACGGGTACGACCGCGGGCCGGTATGGTACGGACTGCAGCCATAACTGACCGGAGGGTATCCATAAGGCGGCTCCGCATATACGCAATAAGGGCCATAACAGCCGCCGCTCGTACTTGCGCCACGGAAGAGTTCGGCTCTTGCAAGACTGGAGATCCTCCGTTCGCAGTTGCAGTGAGAGACAGGGGACATCGTGGTCGTGCCTCCAGGAAAGGCCTGCACGACTCCGACACTCCTCGGCATCGGCGCTGCCGTCGCCAGCTCCAACTGGACAACCATCAGGACTCCCACCACCGTACAGCTCAATAGGGACTTCCAGCTGCTCATCGTTCGACTCCTTATCACGGTCGTTTCGACAGTCGGCTCCAAGATGTCGTCAAAAAGCTCCCGCCTGGCGGCCTGCGCAGCCAGTGCTGCTGATCCAAATATTGGCTGCCGCCAATCAAGTGCCACAGCCACATGATCGCTACGCTACTTTCCTACCCCAATGCCAAGACGTATAGCGCTTGCTTGGCGAACGAAAGCAGCACTCCACCGGCTGCGAGAGCGGCCACGCAGAGTGCCAAGATCACCGCGCGCTCCATGCTTTACCGTTTTAGGCGGTCGTGAGCGCCCGAAGGTGGGATCGGTCGAACAGTATCTTGGATAATGGACGTATTGGTCAGCGCGTAGCCTGATCTTATTGATATCGACCGCATCTCGAGCACGCCTTCTCCGCCATTTACAATTCCCCTCCAGGGCCAAATAAACCTCCCCGGAGTAGCTCCGGGCAAGCCTCTCAAGGAGAGGATCAGCAAGTCCGATGCCATCGGCGGGAGCATGACAGTTCTGACACGTATAAATGAGTTAGGGGATTCTGAGCACCATTGCGAGAGCGTCGCGACGCCATGTTAGTGCGACAACTGTCCCGAGTCTGACAGACGGGGACGTCAGTTGCGTTCTGGTGTTGATCCCATAATCAGACGTAGCACAGCTGCCCTCACTCTACAGCAGGCCTGCCGCTTCAGCTGGAGCATCGCGTTCCTCGCACCGTCGCCGCCATCGGTCAAAACGAGCAAACTGTGGCGCCTGAGCCGCTCGTGCAAGTCGCGTCCCGGTATAGGCAGCGTTCTTTGCTGCCAGTTCAGCGACAACCGGCGGCCACACTCGCTCGCGGACATCGAGTCAATCGCGCCGACGGGCGCCTAGTGTCGCGCGACGATCAGGATGGAAGGCAGCGTCAATCAAGGTGAGAGAGTTTCGCTGGGCTCGTGACGGAGGGAGGGCGTAGCCCGACCGGAGTTACGAGCCCAGCGTCGGCGCGATCCCGAGGAGGACCGCGCCGACTGGTGATCGCGGCCGGCGGGGTTATGCAAGTGGTTCTTCCGCCAAGAGGAATCACTCGCTTGCCCGGCCGACACATCACAGATCACCAGATGAGATGGGATGGTTGCCGCCCTCCCCAGACGGCATCGTAATGTGCCAAGAACGCAGTGTTTGAACCCCGAAGCGAAGAGGACGGCAAATTGATGGATACGGTGATCGGAGTGGATCTAGCCAAGAATGTGTTTCAGCTCCACGGGGCGTCAATGGCGGGACACTTGAAATTTCGAAAGAAACTGTCGCGGCTTCAGTTTCGGAAGTTCATGGCGGGCCACCCATCGGCAGTGGTGGTGATGGAAGCCTGTGGCAGCGCCCACTATTGGGCACGGGAGATGGTCAAGCTCGGCCATGAAGTGAAACTGATCGCTCCGCAATATGTGAAGCCTTTTGTGAAACGCCAAAAGAACGACGCGGCTGATGCCGAAGCAATCGTGATCGCGGCACAGCGCCCCGAGATGCGCTTCGTCGAGCCGAAATCGGAAGAACAGCAGGCCAGGGCAGTGCTCTTTCGGGCTCGGAAGCGCCTTGTTCATCAGCGCACCGATCTGGTGAATGCGCTGCGTTCTGTTCTCTACGAATTCGGCCATATCATCCCGCAAGGAATCGAACAACTTAAACGCATTGACGCAATCCTCGAAGATCCGAACAGCGATCTACCAGAACTGGTCCGCGAGGAATGTCGGAGTCTCATTGATCAGATCGCCTACAAGACGGAGCGGATCGATGCCAAGGCAGAGCAGCTCAAGAAGTTGGCGACGCGGACGGTCACGGCGCAGCGGCTGCAGACAATGCCGGGGGTCGGCCCGCTGACCGCACTCGCGATCGAGGCTTTCGCGCCCGACATGGCGGCCTTTCGACGTGGCCGAGACTTCGCGGCTTGGCTCGGCTTGGTCCCACGGCAACATTCCTCAGGGGGAAAGGAAAGGCTCGGACGCGTTTCGAAGGAAGGACAGGCGGACATTCGCCAGTTGCTCATCGTTGGGGCGATGTCGCGGCTGAACTGGCTCGGGCGCAAGTCGATCCCTAGCGGATCCTGGCTGGCGCAGATGCTGGCGAGGAAGCCGCGCATGCTTGTGGCGATCGCCTTGGCGAACAAGATGGCTCGGACGATTTGGGCCATGCTCACCCGGAAGGAGGATTATCGGAACCCAGCGCAGGCAGTGACGGCATGACTGCATGCAGCACGAAATAGCCTGACGTTGGCGAAGGGGGTGTGAGAAGGCGACGACCCGAATGGGCGCAACGATCGAACAGATCTGGATCAGGAAACCAGCTAGAGCCAAAGAGCCGACGTGCTCGGAGATGAGAATTGGACCTGGTCCGCGGATCACCATACCGGCCAGCGGCTTCTGAAAATGCCGTAAAGGAAGGCCTGACAGAAGACCGCACTCGATCACACGCCAAAGGGTCAGAAACTTCTTGCATTGCGGGCGGCAACCACAGAAGGCTCTACATGAAGTACCGTCAGACCGATAGCCCGCCAGTGGCGGCGGCCAAGGCGTCATTCAGTGCGTCGACCGCCTATCGGATCGAGAGAGATCCCCGATTTCCATCGCAAAGGAAGGCGCCCCGCGGCCGGCAACGACCGGACCCGTTGAGCGAGGTGTTCGAGACCGAGATCGTCCCGATCCTGAAGGCGGCACCTGGCTTACGCCCGGTGGCGGTGTTCGAGGAGATGCTACGGCGTCATCCGGATCTCGGCATCGGTATCCGTCGTACCCTGGAACGTCGGATCCGTGCATGGCGGGCGGTCCACGGCGAGGAGCAGGAGGTGATCTTCCGCCAAACCCACGAGCCTGGCCAACTCGGCCTCTCCGACTTCACAGACATGGACGAGTTGGGTGTTACGATCGCGGGTGCTCCGTTGGATCATCGTCTCTATCACTTCCGTTTGGCCTATTGCGGGTTCGAGCACGCCCACGTCGTGCTTGGCGGCGAGAGCTTCGTCGCCCTGGCGGAAGGCCTGCAGAATGCCCTCTGGTCGCTCGGTGGGGCGCCGCGGGAGCATCGGACCGACAGTCTGTCGGCCGCATTCTGCAATCTCAATCGTGATGCACGGGACGATCTGACGCAGCGATACGAGGCCCTTTGTGCCCATTACGGCATGCGGCCTTCCCGCAACAATCGAGGCGTTGCTCACGAGAATGGTTCGATCGAAGGGCCCCACGGTCATCTCAAGCGAGCAATCGCGGATGCCTTGCTGCTGCGCGGAACTATCGACTTCGACGATCTTGCCACCTATCGCGGCTTCATCGACGAGATCGTCAGCCGCCGCAATGCCCGCAACGCCAAGCGGATCGATAGCGAGCGCGTGGTGTTGCAGGAGCTGCCCGATCGGCGCACCTCCGACTACGAAGAGGTGATCGTCCGCGTGACCTCGTCCGGCGGCTTCACCCTGCGCAAGGTGTTCTACACGGTGCCATCGCGCCTGATCGGTCACCGACTGCGGGTGCGCCTTTACGACGATCGTCTCGACGTGTTCGTCGGGGGCACCCATCTCGTCACCTTGCCGCGTGGGCGGCCGCATCCCAATGGCAAGTACGACCAGGTCGTCGATTATCGGCACGTGATCCATTCCCTGCGGCGCAAGCCGATGGCACTTCTCAATCTGGTCTACCGAGATCAGCTGTTCCCGCGGGATGCCTATCGGAAGACCTTCGATCGCTTGCGCGAACGCTTGCCGGACAAAAAAGCCAGCCGGATCATGGTCGATCTCCTCGCGCTCGCTCATGAACGCGGCTGCGAGGCCGAACTCGCCGATCAGCTCACCGCCGATCTCGAGGCCGGCCAACTGCCCGACCTCAACCGGCTACGTGCTTACTTCGCCCCCGATCCCGCCAACCTGCCGAACGTCGTGGTGCAGCTCGTGCCGCTTGCGACCTACGAATGCCTCATCGGTGCCGCCGAGACCGGAGGTGCCGCATGAGCGTAACGAACACGGTTGATGCCGCGCGCCTCAATCTGCTGCTCAATGAGCTCCGTCTGCCTGCCATCAAGGTGCTGTGGGCGCAATTTGCCGAACAGTCCGACAAGGAAGGCTGGCCGGCCGGCCGCTTCCTCGCGACCATCGCCGAGCACGAGATTGCCGAACGCGGCCGCCGTCGGACCGAACGACACCTTGTCGAAGCACGTTTGCCCACCGGAAAGACCTTCGACAGCTTCGACTTCGAAGCCGTGCCGATGATCTCAAAGGCGCAGGTGATGGCGCTCGCCGCCGGTGACAGCTGGCTGGGCAAGGGCGCCAATTTGCTGTTGTTCGGCCCGCCCGGCGGCGGAAAGAGCCACTTGGCGGCAGCGATCGGCCTGGCCCTCATCGAGAACGGATGGCGCGTCCTCTTCACCCGGACCACCGATCTCGTGCAGAAGCTCCAGCTAGCGCGACGCGAGCTTAACCTCGAGGCGGCCATCAATCGTCTCGATCGCTTCGATCTCCTGATTCTTGATGATCTCGCTTACGTCACCAAGGATCAGGCCGAGACCAGCGTGCTGTTCGAGCTCATCAGTGCACGCTACGAGCGCCGCTCGATGCTGATCACCGCCAATCAGCCATTCGGCGAATGGAACAGGGTCTTCCCGGACCCCGCCATGACCCTGGCCGCTATCGATCGCCTCGTTCATCACGCCACCATCGTCGAGATGAACGTCGAGAGCTATCGCAGACGGACCGCCCTCGAACGAAAACGCGGTCCCGGACGGCCGCCATCGCACGCGACACCCAAAACCGTCGCTGATTGACGCTGCGCGACAATCAGAGTTCAACAAAACTCTTGCGCGCGACAATCATCGCGGCAATCATCATCAGGCCGCGACACGCCTCGCCATCCTGATTGCCGCGCACTTCCTACCCAGATTGCCGCGCTACAGCCTAGATCAAGCCCCCATAGTTACACGCTCACAAGACGTGGCTTCGTTCGATCCAGCGTCAAATAGGTCCCGTGCTGGACTTGCGGCGAGATCTGCGAGCGAGCGTCGACAATGCCGGCTCATACGAGGAGTCCCCACCGCGCCCTGCCTCCCGCCCTGGCACCGATACGCTCGACCAGCGCTCTTCACACGCGGCCGGGCCGAGTTCTTACTTGAAGAGCGTCGCCCACAGGCAGCCGACCATCTCGCGTGCAATGGCGGTGGTGACGATCACCCCGGCTTTGCTGGCCGCCGACAAGGGGTGATAGAGGATGCACAGCTTGACCTGGGCTCTTTGCCCGCTTGTTGATTGGTCGGCGCGATTAGGATGATCCCTAAGTTGCGAACTTCCTCGCCGCGCACTCCTTGGGCCATCGCAACCGAAATCGTTGCCTTGTGTACATCCAGCCCTACGAAAATGCTATGGTTCATCAGGCCCGCTCCCCATGCTTGGGGTTCGGCGCCGGACCATCCGGCGCAACCCTCGATAGGAGCTTGCCGCGGGGCCGCCCGTCACCTCACAGGGCGGACAAAGGGTCTAGGGGATGCTGAGGTCCTCTGCAAAGGTTCGGCCTGCCGCACTGGTCCTGAGCTCGTAGCAAATTCGTATGCCTTCGGCTAAGTCGCTTCTTCCGGCTTTTGCGACCGCGCTGGCGTGTACGAATACGTCCGGACCTCCGTCATCCGGTCTGATGAAGCCATATCCCTTTCTTGCGTTGAACCATTTCACGATACCTGTTGCCATGTGTCGAACTCCGGCGTCTTCAAAAGCTAACAAAAAGTACGCACTCAGCCAGCGAAGCTCATGCCGCACGCAAGGGCGCTGTAGAACAATGTAAGATTGCGAAAGAAGGTAAAAAGCCGTCGGTATGCCATACAATTGCGTATCTCACTTGATGCGCTCGCTTGTGCTCCATGAAAAGTGCGATCGCGGCGCGACAAGATTGCGGACTTTGGTGCACTGTCAGCTTGCCGTTGCTCAACGCAAGGCGTCATTATCGCATGTCCGAGCGACGCAGGTTGGAAGAAGAGTGAAAGGTGGTGGTGACCGTCATTCGCCGTCAGGCGCACCGCTCGGCGCAAAGCGGTCGAGCAAGTGCGCCGGTCGGTTTGGATGAGATCTACGGCGGTGAAAGCGGACACGGCGCTAGTGGGGGCAGCTGTGGCCGCTCGCATGGAATCCAAGCGAGAGCTCATGTCGCTACTTCGGATATAAGATGCACCGCCGCTTGCGATTGCAGCGCCTCGGCGCCAAAGTGTTGGCAGAAGTATCCTGACAAAAGTCATCGAGCACCTGTTCTCGCGAGAGACCAATGCATCTATTCTCATTGGCCGTTAAGCAAGTAGCGTGCCGCGCCTTATGACAACGGGACCAACTGCCGACTAGGTTGCTCTGCCGTTTTGGTTCTGGTGATGTAGGAGTGTGGGAGAGACTATGCTCCTGCTCGCAGCATTGCCTCGGCCGCAGAACATTTGGGCCGTTGCCCAGAAGCTTGAGAGTGACGCTCAATCTCCTGAGATAGGTCCTGGCGCTATGAGGGAGAGGCTCTTGCCGCATGTAGGCGGTCCATGACGGTATGCGCGGCAGCAGTTGCAGCGCCCATGCTGCCATCGTTGGACATCTAACATGGGCAGCTGGCGCAAAACTAACAATAATCGTACTGCCTGGTGTTAGATCAAGCGCACCGTTGCTGAAACCCGGCGGACGCGCGCTTGGCCCGACAAGTGGCGCGGACGATCTCGGGGACCGCGAGCAGGCCTGGAGCACTTCGGGATCAGGTGCGCGTGCAGGATCGATTGCACCTCGTTCTTGAGCCGCGCGATGCCGCACGACCTGGTAGCGCCGCGCCGCTAGCCGACGCTTGCGTTCCGTCTCTGCGTCAGGCGTCCGGATCTGCGGCAGGTGCCGCGGGCGCCTGCAGACACGCGAGTGTGCCGGCATCGATCTTGTCGGTCTCGACTTGAGCCTGGGCGATCGCCTTCACCTGATGCGAATTGGCGACAATCACGCGTGCCACGAACGACGCCAGAACCGGCGACACCGCCACTCTGTTCGCGGTCGCTTCGACCACCACCGCATCACTGGCCAGCAGGGTCTTGCCAAAACCGTCCAACGCAGTCCGCGTCTATATCAATACGGCCCGCATGTCGGAGGCTGCCATCCTCCCAAACCACCACCTCTCCGAGGTTCGGACGTCGATGTCAATCACCCGTCGCACTTGCACCTCCTGCCAAATCAGACCACATGACGGGAGCTACGGGCGACACGACAACTACGGATGCGCGCTCTCAGCGCAACCGGGCTGGTCGCAGAGGCGGCCAGCTACTAACCCGAGCTCGTGGCTGATCGTATGCATCGGCCTGCCCGCACCTTGGTGCTCCCGGTGCCTCTCTCCCGATGGTTGCACCATACGCCACTATCTTGAATATCGCAGCGGGACATCGGCACCGAGAAACTCAAATACCGGTTACCAATCCGATCGAGCGCCTCAACGGCAAGATCAAGCGGCGATCCGAGGTCGTCGGCATCTTCCCTAACGGAGACGCAATCGCCGACCTAATCGATGCGACCCTGTCGAGCAGAACGACGAATGTGCGGTCCAGGCGCCCGCTACATGACGCCGGAAAGCATCGCGCCATTAAGCGATGAATTCATCGTCGGTCTGCCCGACGTGGCAGGCTGATGCCTTCCGACCCGCCTGCCGGAAAATCGCAGGTAACCTACCGTCAGCTACACCATGCCCCGGCAGGGTGCTGGCAGCGGAGCTTGCGTCAATTGGATCGAACGTCTCTTCGTTTCTCAGCATTTGAGGCGCGGTATCTACCCGTCGAGGAGCGGCCTAGGCATCAACACGGCGATCTTGTGAGACGAAGTGTTCAAGCGTCCCACAGGATGCTCGCCGATGGCATCTTATGGTTCATCAGTGCAGGGTTGACCAAGCAATTTAGCGGCAGAGCTCCAATCGATGCTTCGGATGCCCTGCTTAAACCAGTCAACCCATTTCTTGCTTATGAAAATCGCGTAGCAGCCTGAGAGAGGATCACGCTCACGCGGGGCCATCGGGGCTGCGAAAGGATGCAGCCGTTGCCCCTGAGCCTAGCAGAACGGCCGTCGGGGCGACTTAACGCCCCAATTGGCCGTCTTCAATCTAAGGGCTTTAGGCGGTTGGGGGCAATCCCCGGCGCCTAGCAAGCTTGATGGTCCTGCCTGACAGCTCAACTATGCGTTTCTCCGCCGCTGTGAACGAAATCCTTCAATAGGATCAAGCCGCCTCCGTACGGTCTGGGGAATTGAGCGGAGTCGTTGAGGAAACATAGCCGAGAGCAGCTTGCTTCTGGCGCCGTCGCTCCACGGACGGAGGGATGCCCATTTTGCCACGGTATTTTGCGACCGTCCGGCGCGCTATATCGATCCCAGAGGAACGCAATAGCTCGACGATTGCGTCATCTGAGAGCACTGATGCTTGGGCCTCGGAGTCGATGAGCCTCTTAATGCGGTGGCGAACAGCCTCTGCCGAGTGAGCCGTCTCGCCGACGGCTGAAGCAATGGATGGTTTGAAGAAGTATTTGAGCTCGAACCGTCCACGATTGGAGGCCATGTACTTGTTGTTCGTTACGCGTGAAACGGTGGACTCATGCACCCCCGCGGCGTCGGCCACTGCTTTCAGATTGAGGGGTCGTAGATGCTCTACGCCGTAGGAGAAAAAGTCATGTTGCTGACGCACAATTTCGCTCGCAACTTTCAAGATTGTGTTCGCACGTCTCTCAAGTGAACTTACCAGCCAGCGTGCATCAGACCACTTATTGGCCAGGTAGGCCTTGTCATTACGGTTGCGCATTTTGCCCTTGAAATCGCGATAATAAACCTGATTCAGCGAAATGCTGGGAAACGCTTCACTGTTCAGCTCGACTACCCAATTGTGGTGATGACCCCGGCGAACAAAGACATCTGGGATCAAAAGTTCCAGGCGCACCGAACCAAACTTATGTCCCGGCTTCGAGTCGAGTGACCGAAGTTCCGCAATCATATCGGCGATGTCCTCATCGCTCTCTCCGCAAACGCTGCGCAGGGCAGGAACCCCCTCAGGTACAAGAGCGAGGTTCTCAACCAGTGCCTGCATCGCTGGGTCATAGCGGTTGCGCTCGCGCAGCTGGATCGCGAAACATTCTTTCAAAGAACGAGCGAAGACGCCAGGAGGGTCAAACGTCTGCAATGTTGCCAGAACGAGATCAACATCTGTTTGCGAGGCCCCCAGCCGTTTGGCGGCATTTCCTAGGTCTTGCGGCAAGTATCCGGCGTCATCGACGAGGTCGATTAGATAGCGTCCGATGAGTCGCTTTGTGGGCGACGTCAGCGCGAGTCCGAGCTGCTCGGTCAAATGATCGCGGAGGGTGATCTCTTTCGGTACGCACGCCTCTAGATTATAGTCTTCCTGACAAGATCGGCTGCGGGACGCCTCTGTGCCGACGTCCAGCCGATCTTGGTCCGAATTCTGAGGAATGTCCTCATCAAATGGCTCGGAATGAAGATCGTCAAGCTCCGGGCTGGGCGCCGCGTCGAGCTCGGGGCGAGTGCCAGGGTCTACGCTCAAGCCGTCTTGTTGGCTATTGTCGAACGCGTCGCTGTCAAGATCACTAGCGTCGTCCGGACCGCTGGCTTCGCTGAAGAGGTCGGTCGTTGTTCCGGCATCCTCTTGCGTCAGCATGTCTATGTCGCGCTCCAGCAATGGATTGCACTCGAGCTCCTCCTCCACGAAATCAGCCAGATCGAGATTAGACAATTTCAGCAGCTTTATCGCCTTCGCCAGGCGCGGCGATAGTACGGCTGATTGCGATTGCCGAACATTCTGCTGATATCCCAGGCTCATTGTAAGGTCTCTCCCCGGCTGATGTACGGCGTCTGTATGCGAGTTACCAATTGATGTTCGGCACGCAGACGGTTGTGGATATGGAAGCGCAAGGCGATCTCCCGCCCTACAGGCGCAGAGTCCCCTCTCGCTCTATCTTCATAGAATGTTTGATGGCCGCCTGTGGGGAGGCCAAGGATGCGGCCTGCTGTTGATAGTCTGGTTCTGGTGAACCGAGACGAGGGCGCCACGACAATGAACTGTCCAGTTGGCAAATAGAATCTGCGTTCTGATTGCCAGAGGCCATAGTTTTTGCCGGGTTTCGCATCGAAGTTGTCGCGGCGACCTACGCCGCAGGCGTGTGTCATCGTCCGGCCTTTCCACACAATACGTTCTTGGCCTGACACGATTGGCGCGCCTCGATTGTTAACAGGCGCAGGACCGGACTGCTTACCGGCGGTGGTCGCTCCAGCTGAAAAAAAGCGAGGGCTTTGTGTCCCGGCGGGGCCCGGGCTGAGGTAGAGCGCATATAATCGCTTGGTGCTGTCCCCGCCGAGGGTGGCATAGGGTCCGGAGCGCTTTTTGCAACGCTCCGCTTGCCGCTGCGGTCGCAGCACCATCTTGGGAACGCGTTCCCAGAGGCGAGCTCTTCCGTGCAAGGCCGTATTTGGCCAAATTCTGGCTCGGCGCAGTGGGTCGCCCGTTCGAGTGAACCGGGCGAAACACGTCGCTCCAT
This is a stretch of genomic DNA from Bradyrhizobium sp. CCBAU 53338. It encodes these proteins:
- the istB gene encoding IS21-like element helper ATPase IstB — translated: MSVTNTVDAARLNLLLNELRLPAIKVLWAQFAEQSDKEGWPAGRFLATIAEHEIAERGRRRTERHLVEARLPTGKTFDSFDFEAVPMISKAQVMALAAGDSWLGKGANLLLFGPPGGGKSHLAAAIGLALIENGWRVLFTRTTDLVQKLQLARRELNLEAAINRLDRFDLLILDDLAYVTKDQAETSVLFELISARYERRSMLITANQPFGEWNRVFPDPAMTLAAIDRLVHHATIVEMNVESYRRRTALERKRGPGRPPSHATPKTVAD
- a CDS encoding cold-shock protein gives rise to the protein MATGIVKWFNARKGYGFIRPDDGGPDVFVHASAVAKAGRSDLAEGIRICYELRTSAAGRTFAEDLSIP
- a CDS encoding IS110 family transposase; the encoded protein is MDTVIGVDLAKNVFQLHGASMAGHLKFRKKLSRLQFRKFMAGHPSAVVVMEACGSAHYWAREMVKLGHEVKLIAPQYVKPFVKRQKNDAADAEAIVIAAQRPEMRFVEPKSEEQQARAVLFRARKRLVHQRTDLVNALRSVLYEFGHIIPQGIEQLKRIDAILEDPNSDLPELVREECRSLIDQIAYKTERIDAKAEQLKKLATRTVTAQRLQTMPGVGPLTALAIEAFAPDMAAFRRGRDFAAWLGLVPRQHSSGGKERLGRVSKEGQADIRQLLIVGAMSRLNWLGRKSIPSGSWLAQMLARKPRMLVAIALANKMARTIWAMLTRKEDYRNPAQAVTA
- the rpoN gene encoding RNA polymerase factor sigma-54; its protein translation is MSLGYQQNVRQSQSAVLSPRLAKAIKLLKLSNLDLADFVEEELECNPLLERDIDMLTQEDAGTTTDLFSEASGPDDASDLDSDAFDNSQQDGLSVDPGTRPELDAAPSPELDDLHSEPFDEDIPQNSDQDRLDVGTEASRSRSCQEDYNLEACVPKEITLRDHLTEQLGLALTSPTKRLIGRYLIDLVDDAGYLPQDLGNAAKRLGASQTDVDLVLATLQTFDPPGVFARSLKECFAIQLRERNRYDPAMQALVENLALVPEGVPALRSVCGESDEDIADMIAELRSLDSKPGHKFGSVRLELLIPDVFVRRGHHHNWVVELNSEAFPSISLNQVYYRDFKGKMRNRNDKAYLANKWSDARWLVSSLERRANTILKVASEIVRQQHDFFSYGVEHLRPLNLKAVADAAGVHESTVSRVTNNKYMASNRGRFELKYFFKPSIASAVGETAHSAEAVRHRIKRLIDSEAQASVLSDDAIVELLRSSGIDIARRTVAKYRGKMGIPPSVERRRQKQAALGYVSSTTPLNSPDRTEAA
- the istA gene encoding IS21 family transposase, whose protein sequence is MKYRQTDSPPVAAAKASFSASTAYRIERDPRFPSQRKAPRGRQRPDPLSEVFETEIVPILKAAPGLRPVAVFEEMLRRHPDLGIGIRRTLERRIRAWRAVHGEEQEVIFRQTHEPGQLGLSDFTDMDELGVTIAGAPLDHRLYHFRLAYCGFEHAHVVLGGESFVALAEGLQNALWSLGGAPREHRTDSLSAAFCNLNRDARDDLTQRYEALCAHYGMRPSRNNRGVAHENGSIEGPHGHLKRAIADALLLRGTIDFDDLATYRGFIDEIVSRRNARNAKRIDSERVVLQELPDRRTSDYEEVIVRVTSSGGFTLRKVFYTVPSRLIGHRLRVRLYDDRLDVFVGGTHLVTLPRGRPHPNGKYDQVVDYRHVIHSLRRKPMALLNLVYRDQLFPRDAYRKTFDRLRERLPDKKASRIMVDLLALAHERGCEAELADQLTADLEAGQLPDLNRLRAYFAPDPANLPNVVVQLVPLATYECLIGAAETGGAA